From the genome of Campylobacter concisus:
GGCCGTAGCCGCTACCGCGCCGACTAGCCCCGCCTTTTTTAAAAATTCTCGCCTATTTTTTTGCATTTTCTTCCTCCATAGCTTTTAGCTTTCTCACTCGGTTTTTTTGTCTTCTTATGGCCTCAGATCTTGAAACTCCGTCCAAAGTCTTTTTGTTTTTGCCTTGATTTATAGGACGCGGCGCGCTTAAAACTACGCGCTCAAACTCTATAAATCCTTGCAGAAGCACTGCGACGTCTTTATAAATTTCGCTGCTTTCGTGGTTAAAAAGACTCTCTATAAACTCGTCGATGTTTGGGTTTATGATCTCTTTAAAAAGCTGCTCCTCAAGCTCGCCGTATAGCTCACGCTTGCCCTCGCGTGCTATAAATTCGCTCATTAGCGCAAACACGAAGCCCACGTTGTCTTCGTTTTCTTTAAATTTAGCCTCGTCGCGCCTAATGTCTGTGCGGGCTAAAATTTTACGCACTTTTGCGCAGGCGTGTCCGACCTCGTAGCCCTCGTCGTAGTAGGACAGCGAGTTTCTAAGCGGACTTGGCAGAGCGTGGAAAATTTCATCGAATTCATCCGCTAAATTTTGCGGATTTTTTTCGTCGAATTTTGCCTGTATGCGCATTATGGCAGTGGCCGATTCCTCGTTTAGAGCGTGCGCTGCGGCAAGGCCTAGCATCGCGTTTACGCCTGCAAATCTATCCGCGTCTTGGCTAAAAACGAAAAAACGCGAAAATAGCGAGTAGTAAAGCCCACGTCCCGCCGCAAATTCGCCCTTGCTAGTCATCGCCTTCCTTTATCATTTTTGTCTATTTTTTGAGATTTTTTCTCGATTGTGAAACTATACTACTTTTTGGCTTATTTCTTATACTTAAAAAAAAATAAATCAAAAAAATTAATATATGCTTAAATATGCCTTAGTTGCATATTGCTTACGGCGAATTTTAGGAGGTAAAATAAATATGAAATTTCAGCATATATATTGCATTTACGCTTCATTTTGATGTTTACTTTTAACTAGGCTCTTTTAACGGGCGTTAAACGAGTCTAAATTTAAAATTTAAAGCGAAATTTGCAAAATTTCAGGGCTCACTCAAGCCCCAAAAACGCTTCCTCGTCAAATTTAAAATAAATATTTTCGCCGACTCTAAAATTTTGCGAATTCGCCACCAGCGTTTTAATCAAAAAGTCGCCGACCTTGATTTTCACCAAAAGCTCTTTGCCAAGATAGAGCGAAACCGAGTGCAAGATGCCGCCCAAATACCCATCTATCGGCGTTTTGCTTAGCGTTATTTT
Proteins encoded in this window:
- a CDS encoding formate dehydrogenase yields the protein MTSKGEFAAGRGLYYSLFSRFFVFSQDADRFAGVNAMLGLAAAHALNEESATAIMRIQAKFDEKNPQNLADEFDEIFHALPSPLRNSLSYYDEGYEVGHACAKVRKILARTDIRRDEAKFKENEDNVGFVFALMSEFIAREGKRELYGELEEQLFKEIINPNIDEFIESLFNHESSEIYKDVAVLLQGFIEFERVVLSAPRPINQGKNKKTLDGVSRSEAIRRQKNRVRKLKAMEEENAKK